In Fusarium falciforme chromosome 10, complete sequence, a single genomic region encodes these proteins:
- a CDS encoding P4Hc domain-containing protein, giving the protein MLSNLASKLGLTSSSSSSSSFVIKPRNPSKMENLPRQAKYTSSDVVIPDSFLTTPPAAPITSHHIDFASSPLPQYEGHTALILDNVLSPQECRELLSLAEASVPRPEGSSAWRPALVSLGPGWEAPAPGYRESDRIIWDQQTIVDRLWERCAQAEGLRELLAVIPPDPYMRGGKWKFSRFNERMRYLKYTPGQYFKPHCDGPYYYTEGTGIEYETFYTVHLYLNDSKEQNPESDLEGGATSFLEMRGDKRLDVNPKQGSVLIFQHKGLYHEGATVLKGTKYTMRTDILYKWVPDNEETSEGKDD; this is encoded by the exons ATGCTCTCCAACCTCGCCTCCAAGCTTGGcctcacctcctcctcttcatcatcatcttcctttGTCATAAAACCCAGAAACCCATCTAAAATGGAAAATCTACCTCGTCAAGCAAAATACACCAGCAGCGATGTTGTTATCCCAGATTCATTCCTCACTACTCCTCCCGCCGCCCCCATAACATCTCATCACATCGACTTTGCCTCATCACCTCTGCCTCAGTATGAGGGTCACACcgccctcatcctcgacaacgTTCTATCTCCTCAAGAATGCCGCGAGCTCCTATCTCTCGCTGAGGCCTCTGTGCCTCGACCAGAAGGTTCTTCAGCGTGGAGACCGGCGCTGGTGAGTCTCGGCCCTGGCTGGGAGGCTCCAGCGCCGGGATACCGTGAGAGTGATCGCATCATCTGGGACCAGCAAACCATAGTCGATCGACTCTGGGAACGGTGCGCACAAGCTGAAGGGCTACGTGAGCTCTTGGCTGTGATCCCCCCTGACCCCTACATGCGTGGAGGAAAATGGAAATTCAGTCGTTTCAACGAGCGAATGCGATATCTCAAATACACTCCTGGACAGTACTTTAAGC CTCACTGCGACGGCCCCTACTACTACACTGAAGGGACAGGCATCGAGTATGAGACCTTTTACACCGTCCACCTCTATCTCAACGACTCAAAGGAACAAAACCCCGAGTCGGATCTTGAAGGCGGCGCGACCTCTTTTCTAGAGATGAGAGGCGACAAAAGGCTTGACGTGAACCCCAAGCAAGGCAGCGTACTCATCTTTCAGCACAAGGGTCTCTACCACGAGGGAGCAACGGTTCTCAAGGGTACGAAGTACACCATGAGAACCGACATTCTTTACAAATGGGTTCCTGACAATGAAGAAACATCAGAAGGCAAAGATGATTAA
- a CDS encoding Pre-mRNA-splicing factor ATP-dependent RNA helicase-like protein cdc28: MSSKKYALLPMDEDEVGPQKVSKEKKHRRRHRDRDDKSSSRHSRSRHDRSRSRSPGRGSSSHHSRSKQYRRRDDKADFDDRWGDEEPPSSEPEEEEEEFEESASKRVKLSHDEPKEEDLSDGAKEELARRKDIEEREAFAKRLKEKDDKRSKHGEREGESSRRKLAEDAEARNKALPDIRERSRQEYLKKREAERLALLRKQVAEETAELRSGVRLSEKEKAEFAKNREILRLAEERLKIDDHRDGYMMPEDYITEKGKLDRKKKEEALYKRYVEKDEYGQEKFVTEHEEWEREQASKAKAQIQRAERENEDYDYVMDEEQYIQWNLDSRMEGDDQKLTKEQQFLAAQIDAAEKKALTIQETRKSLPIYQYRDEFLAALEQYQVLVIVGETGSGKTTQLPQYLHEAGYTKNGMKVGCTQPRRVAAMSVAARVADEVGVKVGNEVGYTIRFEDCTSDKTILKYMTDGMLLREFMTEPDLGGYSALMIDEAHERTVHTDILLALVKDLSRERPDLKLLISSATMNAEKFAQYFDDAPIFNIPGRRYPVDIYYTPAPEANYLAAAITTTFQIHTTQGKGDILIFLTGQDEIEAAEQEIAETAKKLGSRIKELVICPIYANLPSELQSKIFEPTPEGARKVVLATNIAETSLTIDGIVYVIDPGYVKENVYNPATGMSNLVVVPCSRASANQRSGRAGRVGPGKCFRLYTKFAYMNEMDESTTPEIQRTNLNGVVLQLKSLGINELLEFEFMDPPPTEALIGALNQLFALQALNHRGELTKLGRQMAEFPTDPMLAKAVLAADKEGCVEEVLSIVSMLGEASALFFRPKDKKIHADSARNRFTVKDGGDHITLLNVWNQWVDSDFSPAWSKENFLQQRSLTRARDVRDQLAKLCERVEVAPSTCGASNLRPIKRAITAGFFPNAARLQKSGDSYRTVKNNTTVWIHPSSVLMAIDPPEKMVVYFELVQTTKEYMRSVMPIEPRWLSELAPHFHKKKDIEAMEEKKMPKQR; the protein is encoded by the coding sequence ATGAGCTCAAAAAAGTACGCTCTCCTTCCtatggatgaggatgaggtcggCCCTCAAAAAGtctccaaggagaagaagcacagGCGTCGACATCGCGACCGAGACGACAAATCCTCATCCCGACACTCTAGGTCACGTCACGATCGCAGTCGCTCGAGGTCCCCCGGTCGAGGATCTTCATCACACCACAGCCGCTCTAAGCAGTACCGACGACGCGATGACAAGGCCGACTTTGACGATCGATGGGGAGACGAGGAGCCACCTTCCTCCgagcctgaggaggaggaggaggaatttGAGGAGTCGGCTAGCAAGAGGGTGAAGCTGAGTCATGATGAGCCAAAGGAGGAGGACCTTTCAGACGGCGCAAAGGAGGAGTTGGCGCGGAGGAAGGACATTGAAGAGCGCGAAGCTTTCGCGAAGCGACTGAAGGAAAAGGACGACAAGAGATCGAAACACGGCgaaagagagggagagtcATCGAGGAGGAAACTCGCCGAGGATGCTGAGGCACGAAACAAGGCGCTTCCCGATATCCGCGAACGATCGCGACAGGAATACCTCAAGAAGCGAGAGGCAGAACGTCTTGCCCTTCTACGGAAGCAGGTCGCCGAGGAGACGGCTGAGTTGAGGAGCGGCGTGCGACTGtcggagaaggaaaaggcggAATTTGCCAAGAACAGAGAGATCCTGCGCCTGGCTGAGGAACGCCTCAAGATTGACGACCACCGCGATGGATACATGATGCCCGAGGACTACATCACAGAAAAGGGAAAATTGGatcgcaagaagaaggaggaggcacTCTACAAGCGATACGTTGAAAAGGACGAATATGGCCAGGAGAAATTCGTCACCGAGCATGAGGAGTGGGAGCGAGAACAAGCCTCGAAGGCCAAGGCGCAGATCCAGCGCGCCGAGAGAGAAAATGAGGACTACGACTATGTGATGGACGAGGAACAGTACATCCAATGGAACCTGGACTCACGGATGGAGGGTGATGACCAAAAGTTGACGAAGGAGCAGCAGTTCTTGGCGGCACAAATCGACGCagcggagaagaaggccctcACCATCCAGGAGACGAGAAAGAGTTTACCCATTTACCAGTATCGCGACGAATTTCTGGCGGCGTTGGAGCAGTACCAGGTTCTGGTCATTGTTGGAGAGACTGGTAGTGGAAAGACGACACAGCTGCCGCAATATCTTCACGAAGCGGGATACACCAAGAACGGCATGAAGGTGGGATGCACACAGCCCCGACGTGTGGCAGCCATGAGTGTAGCAGCTCGTGTGGCAGACGAAGTCGGTGTCAAGGTCGGCAATGAAGTTGGATACACGATTCGTTTCGAGGATTGCACCAGCGACAAGACCATCTTGAAGTACATGACTGACGGCATGCTTCTTCGGGAGTTCATGACTGAGCCCGATCTTGGAGGGTATTCTGCGCTGATGATCGACGAGGCGCACGAACGGACGGTGCACACGGACATCTTGCTGGCGCTGGTCAAGGATTTGTCTCGAGAACGACCTGACCTTAAGCTTCTGATTTCTTCAGCCACCATGAACGCCGAGAAGTTTGCGCAGTACTTTGACGACGCGCCCATCTTTAATATTCCCGGTCGCCGATACCCTGTGGACATTTACTATACACCTGCCCCTGAGGCCAACTATCTGGCTGCTGCGATTACGACAACGTTCCAGATCCATACCACACAAGGCAAGGGCGACATCTTGATCTTCCTGACGGGCCAAGATGAGATTGAGGCGGCCGAGCAAGAGATTGCTGAAACAGCAAAGAAGCTTGGAAGTCGCATCAAGGAGCTTGTCATCTGTCCCATCTACGCCAACCTGCCATCAGAACTTCAGTCAAAGATCTTTGAGCCGACACCAGAGGGAGCTCGCAAGGTTGTCTTGGCTACCAACATTGCCGAGACCAGTTTGACCATTGATGGTATCGTCTATGTCATTGACCCGGGCTACGTCAAAGAGAACGTTTATAACCCTGCGACCGGCATGTCCAACTTGGTCGTTGTTCCTTGCTCGCGAGCCTCTGCCAATCAACGGAGTGGTCGAGCTGGACGTGTCGGACCTGGAAAGTGCTTCAGGCTGTACACCAAGTTTGCTTACATGAACGAAATGGATGAGTCAACGACCCCTGAGATTCAGCGAACCAACCTGAACGGCGTCGTGCTTCAGCTGAAGTCGCTAGGCATCAACGAGCTGCTCGAGTTTGAGTTCATGGACCCTCCGCCTACCGAAGCACTGATTGGGGCGTTGAATCAGCTGTTTGCCCTGCAGGCGTTGAATCACCGTGGAGAGTTGACCAAGCTAGGTCGTCAGATGGCCGAATTCCCTACCGACCCCATGCTTGCCAAGGCTGTACTGGCTGCAGACAAGGAGGGATGTGTAGAGGAGGTTCTGTCTATCGTCTCGATGCTTGGCGAGGCTTCAGCGCTCTTCTTCCGACCCAAGGATAAGAAGATTCATGCAGACAGCGCTCGCAACCGGTTTACGGTCAAGGATGGAGGTGACCACATCACGCTTCTCAACGTGTGGAATCAGTGGGTGGACAGTGATTTCTCCCCCGCCTGGTCAAAGGAGAACTTTTTGCAGCAACGGTCCTTGACCCGAGCACGCGATGTCCGTGATCAACTAGCCAAGCTCTGCGAACGTGTCGAAGTTGCCCCCTCTACTTGTGGAGCGTCCAACCTCCGTCCCATCAAGAGAGCCATCACAGCTGGCTTCTTCCCCAACGCGGCCCGACTACAGAAGAGCGGCGACAGCTACAGGACGGTCAAGAACAACACAACAGTGTGGATCCACCCGAGCAGCGTGCTGATGGCTATTGATCCGCCggagaagatggtggtgtaTTTTGAGCTTGTGCAGACGACCAAGGAGTACATGCGTAGCGTGATGCCGATCGAGCCCCGGTGGCTTTCGGAGCTGGCACCGCATTTCCATAAGAAGAAGGATATTGAAGCtatggaggagaagaaaatgCCCAAGCAGCGGTAG
- a CDS encoding VOC domain-containing protein translates to MAIGHIGLPVGDHYVEMRDFYKAILAPLGYTIKMEADYGHPFCGFGVEGAGMEFWLGGGCKDGLQKYDGKLEGRVAPIHVAFNGKSREHVDEWYEAAIKAGAVDNGKPGLRPEYMPGYYGAFVLDPLGNNIEVVHLTF, encoded by the exons ATGGCCATTGGACACATTGGACTCCCCGTCGGCGACCACTACGTCGAGATGCGCGACTTCTACAAGGCCATTCTCGCCCCTCTTGGCTACACGATCAAGATGGAGGCTGACTACGGTCACCCGTTCTGCGGATTCGGCGTTGAGGGCGCTGGAATGGAGTTTTGGCTCGGCGGCGGTTGCAAGGATGGTCTGCAAAAGTACGACGGCAAGCTTGAGGGCCGTGTCGCGCCTATTCATGTCGCTTTCAACGGAAAGAGTCGTGAGCATGTTGATGAGTGGTATGAGGCTGCCAT CAAGGCTGGTGCTGTGGACAATGGAAAGCCAGGTCTTCGACCGGAGTACATGCCTGGCTACTACGGCGCCTTCGTCCTTGACCCTCTGGGCAACAACATCGAGGTTGTTCACTTGACATTCTAA
- a CDS encoding HET domain-containing protein, whose product MEGPSAILKPSAMNGQVFRRNPSAKPCPQCRNASLCDITGRGYVLDIDVKQTLEETKVQTENECYLCFLVWWSLKNRTAKILAMDDPVIALYCNPPFETPVQQIDVIVVSKKKRQDLGWALDFSGLSHLGPPDAKPWVTRGRIVLYGDPRRGQPEDRRCRVKFRRIETNSGSPACFDLAKQWISDCLFNHYRTCPSNYTSPLPLRLIDVGPPDGSESPKLITTAPKQRGRYIALSYCWGLKPFFALTPSNKSELERCIPFEKLSETIRDTIIITRRLNVRYVWIDSLCIIQGSEEEAVKDWEVQARQMGTIFRCAFLAIAASSCDNAHQGLLCNRDNLSLSYYAFPADKKGRDIVYLGRCGNAIEPHALNEPLHRRGWVFQESFLCVRSISYEKGELSWQCRAFQCREGLMDSEPLPRKVSERDVPSNIRANWKSIVAEYSKNSPTYPNDRLPVMAGLAKIAQHGSPTDYLYGVWMDQLAESLLWEHRGHTVDRIRVHTCQIKRRAPSWSWASVDGQINFLKGADPTYIQAKVRGEGLLINGYLRSVKTIRLSTSGSYYGGYDNFSPWTTLPTTMKTYLDSDGAVPIHHRLRRDDNSPLELVDVWFLYLGPSSGLIIVEAYNMESPPRRLLQSAYQTLVKYKKYVRLGSFVGYPIQRKWSSRILLV is encoded by the exons ATGGAAGGACCATCAGCCATACTGAAGCCGTCGGCTATGAACGGCCAAGTCTTTCGACGCAACCCCTCCGCGAAGCCCTGCCCCCAATGCAGGAACGCTTCACTATGCGACATTACAGGTCGCGGCTACGTCTTGGACATTGACGTGAAACAAACTCTAGAAGAAACAAAAGTTCAAACCGAAAACGAATGCTACCTATGCTTTCTGGTATGGTGGTCCCTCAAGAACCGCACAGCCAAGATACTAGCGATGGACGACCCCGTCATCGCCCTGTACTGCAACCCTCCATTCGAGACACCAGTCCAGCAGATCGACGTGATAGTCGTCAGTAAGAAAAAGCGACAAGATTTGGGTTGGGCCCTAGACTTTTCGGGTCTTTCGCATCTTGGTCCACCAGATGCCAAGCCGTGGGTGACTCGAGGCCGTATCGTCTTATACGGAGATCCTAGACGAG GGCAACCTGAAGACAGGAGATGTCGTGTCAAGTTCCGAAGGATCGAGACCAATTCTGGGTCCCCAGCTTGTTTCGACCTGGCCAAGCAATGGATCTCGGATTGTCTATTCAACCACTACAGAACCTGTCCATCAAATTACACGTCACCTCTACCTCTTAGATTGATCGACGTTGGACCCCCAGACGGCTCTGAATCTCCCAAGCTGATAACCACGGCTCCCAAGCAGCGTGGGAGATACATTGCTCTTAGTTATTGCTGGGGGCTGAAGCCATTCTTTGCCCTGACACCGTCCAACAAATCTGAGCTGGAGCGATGCATCCCATTCGAAAAACTTTCAGAGACTATCAGAGACACCATCATTATTACTAGGCGCCTCAATGTTCGCTACGTGTGGATCGACTCACTCTGCATCATCCAAGgctcagaagaagaagctgtcaAAGACTGGGAAGTGCAAGCACGGCAAATGGGAACCATATTCCGCTGCGCTTTCTTGGCGATAGCGGCTTCTTCATGCGACAATGCTCACCAAGGCCTACTCTGTAATCGAGAcaacctctccctctcaTACTACGCGTTTCCAGCAGACAAGAAGGGTCGAGACATAGTCTATCTCGGCCGTTGTGGCAATGCTATAGAGCCTCATGCTTTGAATGAACCGCTGCATCGGAGAGGATGGGTCTTTCAGGAGTCGTTCCTCTGTGTCAGATCCATATCTTACGAAAAGGGGGAGCTTTCGTGGCAATGTCGAGCATTTCAGTGTCGAGAAGGCCTCATGGACAGCGAACCTCTACCTCGCAAAGTCTCAGAACGCGATGTGCCAAGCAACATCCGAGCCAACTGGAAGTCCATCGTGGCTGAATACAGTAAAAACAGCCCCACGTATCCGAACGACAGGCTCCCAGTCATGGCAGGACTCGCAAAGATAGCACAACACGGCTCACCAACAGACTACCTCTACGGAGTATGGATGGACCAGCTCGCAGAGTCACTCTTGTGGGAACACCGTGGCCATACTGTTGACAGGATACGAGTCCACACCTGCCAGATAAAGCGTCGTGCACCGTCATGGTCTTGGGCATCTGTAGATGGACAGATCAATTTTCTCAAAGGCGCTGACCCGACATACATCCAGGCTAAAGTCAGGGGTGAAGGCCTGCTAATCAATGGATACCTTCGAAGTGTCAAGACGATCAGGTTGTCGACTTCGGGGAGCTACTACGGAGGTTATGACAATTTCAGCCCTTGGACGACCTTAccaacgacgatgaagacttATCTCGACAGTGATGGCGCAGTACCTATTCATCACCGACTACGACGAGATGACAATAGTCCTCTTGAGTTGGTGGATGTCTGGTTTCTATACCTTGGGCCTAGCTCAGGCCTCATCATCGTAGAGGCGTATAACATGGAATCGCCGCCTCGCAGACTGTTGCAATCAGCCTATCAGACCTTGGtgaagtataaaaagtacgTTCGTCTGGGGTCTTTTGTTGGATATCCCATTCAGAGGAAGTGGTCATCGCGTATCCTCCTGGTCTAA